The uncultured Sunxiuqinia sp. genomic sequence CCGGTCAGGAGAAATATCATAATTCGTACCTGGCAAAACATCCATTTTCTACCTGGAAATAGTCGAATGGCTTAATTTTTGTGCGTTGAGCACAAGATTTTTTTATGTGCGTCGTTTTTAAGAGAAGCCAATATAAACCCTTTTAGTTTATGAGAAGCAGATTAATACTAGCTGTTACTTTTTTCCTTGTCATTTTTTGTGTCGTTTCTAAGGCCGAAGAATCGCCTATTAGGAACCAGAATAATACTTCAATTGATTCGGTTCAAGTCAGCGTTGACTACCTCAATCATTTTTTATATCAGAACAAAGATTGGATCCCAGTCGATAATGAGCTTGGGAAAAGCCTGAAAGGCTTGGTTCACTTTGCTGAGGATGAAGATATAGATACGATACTGTACAAGCTTGAAAAGTATCGCATGGTAGATGATCCAAGTTTTTTTTATCGACCGGTAGATCGTGTTTCCGATTCTTTGGAAGTAGCGGGCTATGTGTCGAAAACGGAATTGGATGAGAAATTGAGTCGTAAGGAACGATCCATTCGGTCAACAATCGTAAAAGACGAGATTGCTGTTCCCGAGGAAATTTTTGAAAAACTGGATGAGAAAGTGAATCTGCTGGCAAAGGATGAAGTTGATTTCCTGTTAAGAGATTCTCTTGTCATTTTACCCGATAGCTTAAAAGGGTTTGATGTAATTCCTGATTCAATTATAAGTAGTCCCGCAGACTTTATGCGCCTGCAAAAAATGGATAGTCTGAAACGTATACTGCTCGAAGAAGCCCGTATTCATTACAATAATAATATGCTGAATTTTTATATAGACTCAGTCAGCGATGCTTATCGGACTCAGTATATTCAGGAATATGTCCAAAAGGAAAAAGCAGATCTGCGTGATTTAATTCGGGCTCAAAACAGGGACGTACTGAGAAAATACAATCAGGCAGTGATGAAAGCGATCAATGACTCGATCTCAAAAAAGATCGATGTGTTAACCGGTTTTGCTAAAAAAGATTCGGTAAATGTATGGGTGAAAAACAGTGAAGGAGATTCAACAAGAGTTATCCTTCGCAATAATGCTAATCGTTATACCCGAATGTTTCTAAAAAATGAGCAAAAGGATTCATTGGGTATTCGTATTCATAATAAGGGTAAAAACTCCATGCAGATTTTTATCGATGATGCGGTGACCCTTAAGCGATTTTCAACTCAACAAACGAAGGCTTTCGATTTTGATCAGTTTGAACCTGAGAGCAGTCTTCGTTCAATTGATCAACGCTATAAAGTGATAACCCCATGGAGTTTAGGGGGGGATGGGAATTTTGGTTTTTCTCAAACAGCACTGAGTAATTGGAAAAAGGGTGGGAAGAGTGCTCTTTCTACTTTGTTGGTATTAAAAGGGTTTGCAAATTATTCGTACAAAAGAGTAAAGTGGGAAAACTCGATTGAGCTTCGAAATGGCTGGATAAAACCCTCGGGAATGATCCAGAAGAATGATGATAAGTTTGAATTTATTTCGCGTTATGGATTAAGTGCATTTAAAAAATGGTACTACAGTGCGGAGATCGATTTTCAAACACAGTTGTTTAACGGTTATAAATATCCTGATCGGGACACGAAAATTTCAGCGTTTTTGGCTCCGGCAAAAACGATGTTTAAGTTAGGCTTAGATTATAAACCGAACAAAGACTTTTCGTTATTCCTTTCACCGTTTACATCGAAAACTGTTTATGTGAGAGATACTGCTGAGGTGGATCCAACTAAGTTTGGTATTGATAAAGGAAAGAAACGCTATTGGGTGCCGGGTTTAAATGCCGAGCTCTCGTATAAAACAGATATAACGCCTGATATTTCTTATCGGATGAAGTATAAAATGTTCATCAATTACAGCTCTCCTTTTTCAAAATTCGATGTTGACTGGGAAAATAATTTCGTAATGAAACTGAACGATTTTATCAATCTTCGGGCAATGTTGCATTTTGTATACGACGATAATGTGAAATTCAAGGTTGGAGAAAAGGCTGATGGAAGTGACATTCTGGAGCCCAGATGGCAAATCAAAGAATTTATAACCATTGGCTTTTCCTATAAACTAAATAAACGTATCTTCCGACGAGAAAAAGTAAATTAAGTGATGAAGGATTATAAAAAATATTTTAGATTGGATGCTAGTCCGGCGGATGTGTACAATGCGTTGACTAATAAAACGATGCTTGAGATATGGACCGGTGAGACTGCCGTGATGGAGGAAAAACCGGATACTGAATTCTCGCTTTGGGAGGGAAGTATAAGTGGTAGAAATTTGGAATTTGAGAAGAACCACAAGCTTGTTCAGGAATGGTATTTTGGCGACCAGGATGCTGCATCGATTGTGACTATTAGACTGCATAAGGATGGGGAAGGTACGAGCATGGAAGTTCGTCAAAGTAACATCCCCGATGAAGCGTATGATAATATTGTTGAGGGCTGGGAGGAAGATTATTTTGAATCTCTAAATCAGCTGTTTGAGCAATAAAACATTCAAAAATACAGAAGAGGGCAGGACATCTTAAATTTGAGATATCCTGCCCTTTTTTCCCAAAAGACCGTCTTCTATTTTTTGCCCGAATTGCTCACAAATGCAATGTGTTTGCTATCGGGAGATCAGGAAGATATTAAAACATGATATTTAGCGGAGAGCCAGATAAACAAAAAATGGATTGTGGATGACTAAATCATCTCTCGAGCTTTTATTTCTAGATATTTATTAATCAGATTTACCGACACCCCTTCAGGCGTGGTTAATAGCGACATGATGCCGGCTTGTTTTAGCTCAAGTTCCATTAATTTTTTGTCATACAAAAATTTCCGGGCAATGGAATGAATGTACACTTCCTCTGCATTGTGTGAGCTTTTGTTGGCAAGCTTATGAATCTCTGTGTTTTCGAAAAATACAACCAGAAGTAGGTGTTGACTGGCTACTTTTTTTAGGTAAGGCAGTTGCCGTCTCAGCGACGGAATGCCTTCGAAATTTGTATATAAGATTAAAAGCGAACGTTGCCTTATTTTACTAGCTATACTTGCATATAGTTTTTCGTATGATGATTCGCTAAAATCAGTTTGCTGGTTATATAGTACGTCCATGATGCACTGTAGGTGACCTGCTCTTCGTTCAGCTGGCACAAAAGAGTTTATCTTGTTCGAAAAGGAGATTATGCCGGCTTTGTCGTGCTTGATCATTGCCATGTTCGAAATAATCAGGCTGGAATTGATTGCGTAGTCTAATAGCGACATTCCTTCGAAAGGCATTTCCATTGATCTACCCATATCCAATATTGAGATAACCTGTTGAGAGCGCTCGTCTTGGTACTGATTAACCATTAGTGTATTTCTTCGAGCTGTCGCTTTCCAGTTCACGGTGCGTGAGTCGTCGCTGGGAACGTATCCACGTACCTGATCGAATTCGGAATGCTGTCCAACTTTTCGGATCCGTTTTATTCCGAATTCCTGTAATCGGTTCGAAATGCCTACCAATTCGAATTTTCGCATGCTGATGAAGGAGGGATAAACAGGAATGTTTTGAGCATTATTTGCTTTGATCCGACGGATGACAATTCCTAAAATGCTTGATAAATAGATATTTGATTGTCCGAACTTGTACTCGCCACGGGTTACGGGTTTTAAGGTGTAGTCAAAAACCTTTTCCTCTCCGGAGTCAAGTTGTTGCGAAATACTAAAATTACGTTTCTGAAATTCAATGGGAAGCTCTTCAACCAGTTCGATGTATATTTTAAACGGAAAATTATTTTGCACGCGAAAGGAAATCGGATTTTCGTCTCCAAGCGAAAGGCGTTCCGGTGTTTTTCGCTTAATGCGAATACCTTGCTTATTTAGAAAAAGCCAAGTTAAATCGCTAACTGCTAAAGTAACTAAGGCGATGGCTGCTATTTGGGCTGTGAAAAATAACCATTGAAACGAATATCCTAGTGCAAACAGAAGAACGATAGCTATGATACCAATAAAAAATCGGTTTGAAAGATATATTTGGTTGAGAATTTTTAGCATAGTTCGTTTAACGTGGTACTTCGATACCTTGAATAAGCATATTGATCATATCTTCAGGGCGGATGCCTTCCATTTCCTTTTCAGGTGAAAGAATGATCCGGTGACAAAGAACAGGGTTTGTGATTTCTTTGATGTCGCTTGGTGTGACAAAGTCGCGTCCGGCGATAGCGGCTACAGCTTTGGCAGCATTCATAATATGAATAGATGCTCTCGGAGATGCTCCAAGGTATATATCACGATGATTACGGGTAGTGGAAACAATATGGGCGATGTACTTTTTCAGACCGGGTTCAATGGTAATATTAACAATTTGTTTTTGAAGAGCAAGCAGCTCGCTGGCTTGCAATACCGGTGTAACTGCGTCTGCGTGTAGTTCATTTTTACCGTTGTCATGTCTGTCGAGTATTTGTTCTTCCTCTTCAACTGACGGATAGGCGACATTTATTTTAAATAGAAATCTGTCTAGTTGTGCTTCGGGAAGTCGGTAAGTTCCTTCGTGTTCTATCGGGTTTTGAGTTGCAAATACTAAAAATGGTGGTTGTAGTTGGTAAGTTGTTCCATCAATCGATATTTGACGTTCTTCCATTACTTCGAAAAGTGCCGATTGTGTCTTTGCAGGAGCACGGTTAATCTCATCGATTAAAACAAGATTTGAAAAGATAGGCCCTTTTTTAAACTGGAATTCTTCTTTCCCCATGTTGTAAATTGATGTTCCAATAACATCCGATGGCATGAGGTCGGGAGTGAACTGGATGCGAGAAAAATCAGCATTGATAGACTTGGCGAGCAATTTGGCTACCAGAGTTTTTGCGATGCCCGGAACACCTTCGATCAACGTGTGTCCATTGGTTAAAATAGCAATGAGTAGTAGGTCGATCATCTCTTCTTGTCCTACAATTACTTTGGCTAGTTCTGTTTTTATTCTTCGAACTGCTTGCTCTAAGTTCGATAAATCAGTTCGTGTTTCAAATAGCTGATTGTCTTCCATATCGTTCTTGTTTAGATTTCTGTTTGTATAGATTTACTGCTTTGGCTGTAAAAAATTTCTACAAGCTTGTTGAATTGGATTAGTTCGCTTTCATAAACCTGTTCTTTGTCTGCGAGTATTTTATAACGCGTGAAAATACGACTGACGATTTTTTCGTTAACTCCCGATTTCAGAGCCAGCTTTTTGTAACATGTTGGCGAAAAGTCAATTCGAATAAAATAGTTGGAATTAACATTTTCAGAAAAAGCAGCAAATATTTTTTTGACAAGATCTTTGTGATTTTTTTGATTAAAATAAAGAAGCCCAATGGTTTGTACAAAATCCCTCGAGAGATTTGTTTTAGGAGGGAGAATTGGTATTGCCCGTTGTCGCCGTCTGATGTTGGTGAGTATGTATAAGGCCAGCCCAATGACAAATGTCCAATATGCCGCGCGAAGTGCTTTTATTGAGAGAATAATTTTTAGTGGCGACTGACTCTTTTTATGAAAGGGCTTATAATATTCATCCCATACCAGGTGTGTAATGTGTCGAGGAAGCTGCCCAAGTACTTCTTCCAGATAATGGTGATTGTTGTACAATACGTGATAATTTGTAAATACCAAAGGTTGTGTGTGAACAAAGAAAGAACCTTTGCCGTAAGGAACTTGTATGTAGTTAATATGTTCGTTACCTTTCCCTAGCGTAATTGCTTCAGAACTTTCTGGCAGCTCTATCCAGCTGGACTGGATAAGCTTGTTGAAATGATAATCTTTATTCCACTCAGTTTGGTTTCCGGTTTGAAGCACAGTAGTTGAATCAAGTACGTTTGCGTAATTTCTTTTGATTGTAATTTTTAATGAGTCTGTTAGTGCCGTAGATATACCTTCGCCAGCAATTAAAATATTTGATCCGCTTGCAGCTTTCCGAAATAGAATATCCAGATCAAGGGAGTCAGGTTTGAAATGGTTTGTTATTATAAGTAGGTTGCATCTGTTTGTATCGTTTTTATTTTCGAAAAAGCTACTACCGGAAATTTTTATGATTGATTTGGGAAATAAATCTTCGAGCGAATTGCGTAAAACGTACGTTCCAAAAGGTACCTTATCATTGCCCGAGTATGTCGGAATCCAGTTCGTGTTGCGGGGAGCTATTGTTTGCAAATAAATAAGTATTCCAAATAAAATGCTGGTACCGATGATGTATTTGAGTTTATTATTCATCCATACTCCTTTTCTTTATGGATGTAATCAGATTCTGGAATCCTTTATTTATTCGTTCATATTGCTCAGTTGTGAGTTCAAAACTTCCGTACCATACATAGTCGAAAATAACTGTTTGCAATTTAAATTGGCTGCGAACAGAGGGAGATTCAATTTCCTTAAGATAGTCTCTGTTGGTTTTATCTTTATGCCAATGGATGAATTCGTTTTTGTTCAGCTCTTGCAAAATATGAAGATAATGATAACGTACACTTAGCCGTAAATTCCCTTCTTGCATTGCTTTGTTTGCAAGTTTTTGCAAATTTACCTGGTTTATTTCCTGATCAGGAAGAATTGTTTTGCCAATGTTGTTTTTACTGTCTTTGCCAATAAACCACTGAAATTGTCCTTCGAAAAGTTTAACAACAACGAAAAGAAGAATTGCCAGGAGAATTAGCGACCGGATGTAAGGAGCAGCTCCTTTGTCACTGAATAACTTATTGGCTACTTGATGCAGGAAGTGTTGGATTTTATTACTAATCGTATTTTTTCGGTAGTGGTTAATGCCATAGTGAAAATTCCTGTCCTGCCGAAAATCTTCAATTTTAGTCTCTGCAAAGTGCCTTCCTGTTAATTGATTCTGCTTTGTTGGACTTGCATGTTGATTGAATGGGAGTAAACCGAAAAGCAGCAGAAAAAAATATAATATGTGCTTACGAGAATCAGGCATTCTCCTCGGTAAGTTTGTCAATTTTTTCTTGTAATGTTGGACGCTCTTTTTCTTCAACTAAACTAAAATACTGAACGCTAATAAAAATGAAGGCCAGTGTAAAAGCGAGTGTTTGAATTGTTGAAATAACGGTTGACATGACTATATAGCCAGAAGAGAATAGTTGAGGCTGACTTTGTGCTTGTGCTGCATGAAACGATTTTACTGCGACTGAAGCAATTAACGGGATCGATAAAATAACACTAAATATATAAATGATGAGTCCTGCAATAATCAGAATACCAAATGTTTTCCACCAGTTGTTTTTTATGAGTTCAAAACTGCGATTTAACGCTTTGCCTAAGCTTTTATTTTCAAAAACAATGATTGGTGCTACCAAGGCAAAAACAACACCTAAATATATACCGGGGACGATAAGCATTATGGTTGCGACGATTGTGAAAACTCCCACTACAATATTGGCGATTAAAAGTTTGCCTCCTGTTTTTAGTAGGGTTGGTTTTATTTCGCTAAGTTCAAAATCACCTTTTTTAGATATATAAAGATTGATAAATGAAAGTACTACCGTAGATAAAACCGTAAAATTTAATAGTTGCAAAGTATAACTAGAGGCCATTTGGGACCACGAGTAGTTTTGAAACATGTTAGCTCCGGGTTGAATTCCTTTTTGCATAGTGTTCATCATCGAACTTTGGATGAACACAAGTAGAATTCCGGTTAAAATTAAAAAGGGCAAGACGTAAATTAGTAGCGCTTTTCCTAATCTTTTATATTCCGCTTTTATAAAGTCGAATGAGTGGTTCATAACTGTACCAAAGTCTCTTGTTTGTCTAAATCGAAATACTTTGTTCATGATTTGTTAAGTTTTTTAGATAAGTATTTTGGGTATAGAAAGAAATACCAGATAATGAATGCCAATGACAGTCCAATTATTGCCAGGCGAAAGATATTATGCAATTCTGTATGTCGGGTAACAAAGCCCTCGAAAAAGCCGGCAACAATAAACAACGGAATGACTCCCGATACTATTTTAAGTCCAACAACAGCTCCTTTTTGGAAAGAAACAGTTCGCTTATAGGTTCCCGGAAATAGAATGCTATTTCCAATAGCCATACCGGCAGCGCCAGCCATGATGATTGAAAATATCTCCAGCGTGCCGTGTATAAATATGGTTAGAAATGATTCTCCTAATAGTCCGTATTGGTAAAAGAAATATTGGAAACAGCCTAGCATGATCCCATTTTTAAACAGTACGAATCCTGAACCAAAGGAAAGAAGGACACCGGCAACAAAAGCCATAAAGGCAACCCTTATATTATTTATGGTAATTCCCAAAAACATATTCACTTCGTTGGCTTGCTTATACACCCCCATCGGATCTCCTTTTTCAATGTTTTCAAGTGTCATGTTTACGTAATGGTCCCCCAGGATTACTCTTGGAAAATTGGAGTCGATAGAGGTGGATAAAACTCCAATAGCACTACTTATTAGAAAAATAGTTAGTGCGTACCAAAAATACTTCCTGTTGTTCCACAAAAGTAAAGGATATTCGGTCTTCCAAAATTGTTTGAAACGCTCTTTCTTTATTTTTTTATTCCGGTATATTTTCTGGTGAATCTGAATTGTAAGATTATTCAGGTAGTAAACTGTTTCACTTTGAGGATAAAAGGTATTGGCGTATGAAAAGTCATCATTTAATTCAACATACAGTTCATATAGCTCGTCTGACTGCATATTGATGTTGTTACTTAGTAAGTCTTCGACTTTTCTCCATCGATCGGAATTTCGTTTTATGAAAACGATTTCTTTCATTTTTTTTATGGGAGCGGAACAGGGTTTGGTTTTTGTGTTTTGTTTTATTCTTATAAAAAAAGAATATGTTACTTTTGGGTTTAAAAGTAGTAAAATATTCTTTTTGAGCGACAAAAAAAGAAATCAAATGTTTAATATGACAGACATTAAAATTCGTACAGCACAGAATACAATCCTTTTACAAAACAAAGCTAGCTTGGGAGAACGGATGATTGCTACTTTTATTGATCTGTTGATTATGGCGACATATGCTATTTGGGTTTCTTTCGTGATAGAGGCAATGTCGCTGGGAGGACCTTTCTGGCTTTTGTTTTTATTGCCGCTCTATTTTTATTCTTTTGTTCAGGAGTTGTTATTTCATGGACAAACGGCTGGAAAAAAAATGATGAAGTTGAAGGTCGTTCACAGTGAAGGTCGGAATGTTTCCTTTACCTCTTACTTATTACGGTGGCTGTTACGAATTGTGGATATCTGGATGCTCTTCGGAAGTATTGGCACCTTGTCAATTATTTTGAGTAAAAAGGGGCAACGGGTTGGTGATATAGCAGCAAATACGATTGTTATTTCTAATAGAAATATTTCAAAATTAAATGACTTTCGAAATCTAGGAAAAAAGGGCGAGAATGTAGCTGTCGTATATAGTCAGGCGAGCTTACTTGGTGATAGCGATGTCGAGTTAATTCGAGAGGTTTTAGCGTATGGAAAAGAGAATGGGTACTATGGTAAGGCCGGTAAAATGGTGGCGCAGACCAGTAGTCTTATGAAGAGGAGGTTGGCTATCGAAACAGATATGAAGCCTGTTCAGTTTTTACAACAGTTGCTCGATGATTACTATGTTTTGTATCGATAGCTGTCAATGAATAAAAAAACCTGTGAGCAGAAGCCCACAGGTTATCAGATTATTTAACAATTTATTATTTTTACATTAAGCTCAATGTTACGGTCAATCCGGCCATTACAACAGAAACCATGGTCATTAGTTTAATTAAGATATTAAGTGATGGGCCTGACGTATCTTTAAACGGATCGCCGACAGTATCGCCAACAACACCCGCCTTGTGGGCTTCGCTACCTTTTCCGCCGTAGTTGCCTTTTTCAATATATTTTTTTGCATTATCCCAGGCACCACCAGCGTTATTCATAAAAACAGCCAACGTAAATCCTGAAGTTAAGCCACCGGCAAGTAAGCCGATAACTCCGGCAACACCCATTGATGCTCCAACAACTACCGGAACAATGATGGCAACCAATGAAGGCAGCAGCATTTCCTTTTGGGCTCCAATGGTTGAAATTTCAACACATTTCGCATATTCAGGTGTCGCAGTGCCCTCTAGGATTCCCTTTATCTCGCGGAACTGACGACGCACCTCATCAACCATCGCGCCAGCGGCACGCCCAACTGCTTTCATGGTCATCGCACTAAAAACAAATGCCATCATCGACCCGAGGAATAAACCCCCAAGGAACAAGGGGTTGAAAAGAGTGATATCGTAGGCAGCTGAAAAATCTTTTACAGAAGCCATATTGAGCTGAACGACTTTAATTCCTTCTTCAACTTTAGGCACGACATCGGTATAAAAAGCAAAATCGCCGACACGCACAAAACCTTCTCCAGCATTAGCAATTTTGCCAAACCACAAACGAATTTCTTCCATGTAAGCTGCAATCAAAGCCATAGCAGTCAATGCTGCTGATCCAATTGCGAAACCTTTCCCTGTCGCCGCTGTCGTATTTCCAAGCATGTCCAATGCATCTGTACGCTCACGCACTTCTTTAGGGAGCTCAGCCATCTCTGCATTTCCACCAGCATTATCAGCAATAGGACCAAAAGCGTCGGTCGCTAGCGTGATTCCAAGTGTTGAAAGCATTCCAACGGCAGCAAATCCAATTCCATAGACTCCCATCGCAAAGTGATCAAAACCTCCTGCGGACCAAAAGGACCCAATGATTCCGAGTACGATTGTTACCACCGGAATCCAGGTTGAGTACATTCCGACAGCTATACCGTCAATAATTGTTGTTGCAGGTCCCTGTTGTGCTTGGGCTGCAATTCCCTGAGTCGGCTTATATTCATCGGATGTGAAATATTCAGTTGCTTGACCAATAATTACGCCGGCTGCTAGTCCAATAATTACAGCGCCAAAAACGCCCCAGGTAATCCATCCCATGTAAACCATCCCAATCATGGCAATCAGCACTAATACAGAAGAACCCCCAGTTCCGAGAAGAAGCGCATTCAGTAGGTTTTTCTGTGTTGCAGATTCTTTTGTGCGAACCATGAAAATGCCAACAATAGAGAAGATAATACCAATTGCAGCTACAATCATAGGGGCAATTACGGCCATTTCGGTTGTCATTCCCGAAACTTTTAACGCAGCAACAGGCAAGGCAGCTCCTAATGCGGCGGTTGCTAAAATAGATCCGCAATAAGATTCGTAAAGATCAGCACCCATACCGGCAACATCACCTACGTTGTCACCTACGTTATCGGCAATGGTAGCGGGGTTACGAGGATCGTCCTCTGGAATACCAGCTTCTACTTTCCCCACAAGGTCAGCACCTACATCGGCAGCTTTTGTGTAAATTCCACCTCCAACACGAGCGAAAAGTGCTTGTGTTGATGCACCCATTCCGAAGGTAAGCATGGTGGTTGTAATTTCCACTAGCTTTTGTGCTTCACTGGTTCCGGCATGTACGAAGTTCAATCCAATTAGGTGAAACCCGTTAGCCATGTGTTCGGGAGTAAAGATTACGCTGTTTAGGAACCAGTACCATAAGGCAATGTCTAACAGTCCAAATCCAACAACAATTAAGCCCATTACGGCACCACTTCTGAAAGCTACTTTCAACCCTTTGTTTAGCGATTGAGAAGCACCATGAGTTGTTCGTGCTGAGGCAAAGGTGGCCGTTTTCATTCCCAGAAAGCCACAAAGACCAGAGAAGAAACCACCAGTTAAAAAGGCAATGGGTACAAACGGATTCTGCACGCCAAGGTATGCCAAAAGCAATAAAATAAGCAAAAGAATAAGAAAAACGATGCCAACAACTTTATATTGGCGATACAAATACGCCATTGCGCCTTCGCGAACATATTGAGCAATTTCAATCATTCGTGGTGTGCCTTCTGAATTCTTCATCATTGATTTGAAGAAAAACCAGGCAAAGACAAGAGCCAAGATCGAACATAAAGGAATTATCCAGAATATAGCATTCATAAGAAAAATTAGTTTTTTTGCAACGCTGTTGCGGTTAGAGATTTTTTTTGTTTTTACAAACAGCCCTCAAAATAGTAAATATTGATCACTGAAAAGTACCCTATCAACTGTTATATGGCAGACTGCTTATCTGATTTTTGAAGTAAGTAAAGGTAATTAAAAATGGCTGAATTGATTCTTTTTAGCGTTCGGGAGTGTCAATTTGTAAAGATTCTAAAGTAATTTGTATTTAATTAATACTTTTAGATAAAGGTGTTCTGGAGCGATCTTATTTTTGTGCTGGCTTTTTAACGACCTCTTTCCCTTTCCACTTTCCTGTAAAGTAGTAAATAATAAGAATAATCGTACCGGCAAACCACCCTGTCGGTTCAGCCCACCAAATACCATTTACTCCGATGTGGTCGGATAGGAAATAGGCCATCGGAATGCGAAAAACATACAATGCGGCAAGGGTGGTTAGCATGGGAATAAATGTGGCTCCTGCACCACGTAGAAAGCCTGTAAA encodes the following:
- a CDS encoding MoxR family ATPase; the protein is MEDNQLFETRTDLSNLEQAVRRIKTELAKVIVGQEEMIDLLLIAILTNGHTLIEGVPGIAKTLVAKLLAKSINADFSRIQFTPDLMPSDVIGTSIYNMGKEEFQFKKGPIFSNLVLIDEINRAPAKTQSALFEVMEERQISIDGTTYQLQPPFLVFATQNPIEHEGTYRLPEAQLDRFLFKINVAYPSVEEEEQILDRHDNGKNELHADAVTPVLQASELLALQKQIVNITIEPGLKKYIAHIVSTTRNHRDIYLGASPRASIHIMNAAKAVAAIAGRDFVTPSDIKEITNPVLCHRIILSPEKEMEGIRPEDMINMLIQGIEVPR
- a CDS encoding DUF4350 domain-containing protein — translated: MNNKLKYIIGTSILFGILIYLQTIAPRNTNWIPTYSGNDKVPFGTYVLRNSLEDLFPKSIIKISGSSFFENKNDTNRCNLLIITNHFKPDSLDLDILFRKAASGSNILIAGEGISTALTDSLKITIKRNYANVLDSTTVLQTGNQTEWNKDYHFNKLIQSSWIELPESSEAITLGKGNEHINYIQVPYGKGSFFVHTQPLVFTNYHVLYNNHHYLEEVLGQLPRHITHLVWDEYYKPFHKKSQSPLKIILSIKALRAAYWTFVIGLALYILTNIRRRQRAIPILPPKTNLSRDFVQTIGLLYFNQKNHKDLVKKIFAAFSENVNSNYFIRIDFSPTCYKKLALKSGVNEKIVSRIFTRYKILADKEQVYESELIQFNKLVEIFYSQSSKSIQTEI
- a CDS encoding SRPBCC domain-containing protein translates to MKDYKKYFRLDASPADVYNALTNKTMLEIWTGETAVMEEKPDTEFSLWEGSISGRNLEFEKNHKLVQEWYFGDQDAASIVTIRLHKDGEGTSMEVRQSNIPDEAYDNIVEGWEEDYFESLNQLFEQ
- a CDS encoding DUF58 domain-containing protein — its product is MLKILNQIYLSNRFFIGIIAIVLLFALGYSFQWLFFTAQIAAIALVTLAVSDLTWLFLNKQGIRIKRKTPERLSLGDENPISFRVQNNFPFKIYIELVEELPIEFQKRNFSISQQLDSGEEKVFDYTLKPVTRGEYKFGQSNIYLSSILGIVIRRIKANNAQNIPVYPSFISMRKFELVGISNRLQEFGIKRIRKVGQHSEFDQVRGYVPSDDSRTVNWKATARRNTLMVNQYQDERSQQVISILDMGRSMEMPFEGMSLLDYAINSSLIISNMAMIKHDKAGIISFSNKINSFVPAERRAGHLQCIMDVLYNQQTDFSESSYEKLYASIASKIRQRSLLILYTNFEGIPSLRRQLPYLKKVASQHLLLVVFFENTEIHKLANKSSHNAEEVYIHSIARKFLYDKKLMELELKQAGIMSLLTTPEGVSVNLINKYLEIKAREMI
- a CDS encoding stage II sporulation protein M, with amino-acid sequence MKEIVFIKRNSDRWRKVEDLLSNNINMQSDELYELYVELNDDFSYANTFYPQSETVYYLNNLTIQIHQKIYRNKKIKKERFKQFWKTEYPLLLWNNRKYFWYALTIFLISSAIGVLSTSIDSNFPRVILGDHYVNMTLENIEKGDPMGVYKQANEVNMFLGITINNIRVAFMAFVAGVLLSFGSGFVLFKNGIMLGCFQYFFYQYGLLGESFLTIFIHGTLEIFSIIMAGAAGMAIGNSILFPGTYKRTVSFQKGAVVGLKIVSGVIPLFIVAGFFEGFVTRHTELHNIFRLAIIGLSLAFIIWYFFLYPKYLSKKLNKS
- a CDS encoding DUF3078 domain-containing protein → MRSRLILAVTFFLVIFCVVSKAEESPIRNQNNTSIDSVQVSVDYLNHFLYQNKDWIPVDNELGKSLKGLVHFAEDEDIDTILYKLEKYRMVDDPSFFYRPVDRVSDSLEVAGYVSKTELDEKLSRKERSIRSTIVKDEIAVPEEIFEKLDEKVNLLAKDEVDFLLRDSLVILPDSLKGFDVIPDSIISSPADFMRLQKMDSLKRILLEEARIHYNNNMLNFYIDSVSDAYRTQYIQEYVQKEKADLRDLIRAQNRDVLRKYNQAVMKAINDSISKKIDVLTGFAKKDSVNVWVKNSEGDSTRVILRNNANRYTRMFLKNEQKDSLGIRIHNKGKNSMQIFIDDAVTLKRFSTQQTKAFDFDQFEPESSLRSIDQRYKVITPWSLGGDGNFGFSQTALSNWKKGGKSALSTLLVLKGFANYSYKRVKWENSIELRNGWIKPSGMIQKNDDKFEFISRYGLSAFKKWYYSAEIDFQTQLFNGYKYPDRDTKISAFLAPAKTMFKLGLDYKPNKDFSLFLSPFTSKTVYVRDTAEVDPTKFGIDKGKKRYWVPGLNAELSYKTDITPDISYRMKYKMFINYSSPFSKFDVDWENNFVMKLNDFINLRAMLHFVYDDNVKFKVGEKADGSDILEPRWQIKEFITIGFSYKLNKRIFRREKVN
- a CDS encoding RDD family protein, encoding MTDIKIRTAQNTILLQNKASLGERMIATFIDLLIMATYAIWVSFVIEAMSLGGPFWLLFLLPLYFYSFVQELLFHGQTAGKKMMKLKVVHSEGRNVSFTSYLLRWLLRIVDIWMLFGSIGTLSIILSKKGQRVGDIAANTIVISNRNISKLNDFRNLGKKGENVAVVYSQASLLGDSDVELIREVLAYGKENGYYGKAGKMVAQTSSLMKRRLAIETDMKPVQFLQQLLDDYYVLYR
- a CDS encoding glycerophosphoryl diester phosphodiesterase membrane domain-containing protein produces the protein MNKVFRFRQTRDFGTVMNHSFDFIKAEYKRLGKALLIYVLPFLILTGILLVFIQSSMMNTMQKGIQPGANMFQNYSWSQMASSYTLQLLNFTVLSTVVLSFINLYISKKGDFELSEIKPTLLKTGGKLLIANIVVGVFTIVATIMLIVPGIYLGVVFALVAPIIVFENKSLGKALNRSFELIKNNWWKTFGILIIAGLIIYIFSVILSIPLIASVAVKSFHAAQAQSQPQLFSSGYIVMSTVISTIQTLAFTLAFIFISVQYFSLVEEKERPTLQEKIDKLTEENA
- a CDS encoding DUF4129 domain-containing protein, which codes for MPDSRKHILYFFLLLFGLLPFNQHASPTKQNQLTGRHFAETKIEDFRQDRNFHYGINHYRKNTISNKIQHFLHQVANKLFSDKGAAPYIRSLILLAILLFVVVKLFEGQFQWFIGKDSKNNIGKTILPDQEINQVNLQKLANKAMQEGNLRLSVRYHYLHILQELNKNEFIHWHKDKTNRDYLKEIESPSVRSQFKLQTVIFDYVWYGSFELTTEQYERINKGFQNLITSIKKRSMDE